A window from Bos mutus isolate GX-2022 chromosome 1, NWIPB_WYAK_1.1, whole genome shotgun sequence encodes these proteins:
- the LOC102272894 gene encoding olfactory receptor 5AC1: MDMMEANKTLVMEFVLTGLTDLPGLQVPLFLVFLVIYLTTMVGNLGLIFLIWKDPHLHTPMYSFLGSLAFADACSSSSVTPKMLINFLSVNHTISLVECNSQFYIFASSANTECFLLVVMAYDRYVAICNPLLYPMVMYNIFCTQLIGVSYIIGFLHPMMHVGLLFRLTFCKSNVIHYFYCEILQIFKMSCTDPRVNMLLIFVFSVFIQSFTFMSIIISYTHVLLAVLKKKSAKGRNKAFSTCSAHLLSVSLFCGTLFFMYVRPGSRSAEKQDKLYSLFYTIIIPLLNPFIYSLRNKEVIGALKRIINK, encoded by the coding sequence ATGGATATGATGGAGGCAAACAAGACTCTGGTGATGGAGTTTGTTCTCACAGGACTCACAGATCTCCCAGGGCTGCAGGTCCCCCTGTTCCTGGTGTTCCTGGTCATCTATCTCACCACCATGGTGGGCAATCTTGGACtgatttttctcatctggaaggACCCCCATCTTCACACCCCCATGTATTCATTCCTGGGCAGTTTAGCCTTTGCAGATGCTTGTTCTTCCTCTTCTGTGACTCCCAAGATGCTAATTAATTTCTTATCTGTGAATCACACGATATCCCTGGTTGAGTGCAACTcccaattttatatttttgcttccaGTGCAAACACAGAATGTTTTCTCCTGGtggtgatggcctatgaccgctacgtAGCCATATGCAATCCCTTGCTTTACCCAATGGTGATGTATAATATCTTCTGCACCCAATTAATAGGTGTTTCGTATATTATTGGGTTTCTTCATCCCATGATGCATGTGGGTTTGTTATTCAGATTAACTTTCTGCAAATCCAATGTAATACATTATTTCTACTgtgaaattttacaaatatttaagatGTCGTGTACTGACCCTAGAGTTAATATGCTCCTGATCTTTGTATTTTCAGTCTTTATACAGTCTTTCACTTTTATGAGTATCATTATCTCTTACACCCATGTTCTCCTTGCCGTCCTGAAAAAGAAGTCTGCAAAGGGCAGGAacaaagccttctccacctgcagtGCCCACTTGCTGTCTGTTTCCTTGTTCTGTGGCACTCTTTTCTTCATGTATGTGCGTCCTGGGTCTCGATCAGCTGAAAAGCAAGATAAACTATATTCTTTATTCTATACAATCATAATTCCTCTGCTAAATCCTTTTATTTACAGTCTGAGGAACAAAGAGGTTATAGGTGCTTTgaagagaataataaataaataa